In Candidatus Kapaibacterium thiocyanatum, the DNA window CAGCGCCGAGACGTAACGAGGTCGGACGGTTGGGAATGATGGCCAGCGTCGTGATCTCACCAAGGCTGAGGCGCTTCGGCATCTTGTCGAAGAAGAGCACGGATGCTGCCTTCACGCCCTCTATATTGCCGCCGTAGGGAACCAGGTTGAGGTAGAGCCGCAGGATCTCGTCCTTCGAATGATGCAGTTCGAGCTGGAATGAATGGACGATTTCGAGGACCTTGTTGTACCAGGTTCGAGGTTTGGGATTGAGAAGGCGCGCGACCTGCATCGTGATCGTCGATGCACCCGACGTTCTTTTCCCCGTCGTAACATTATTCCATGCTGCACGTAGGAGGGCCCCGGGATTGACGCCGGGATGCCAGCGGAACCACTTGTCCTCCTTGTAGATGATGGTCATGCGCAGGTCTTCGGAAATGTCGTCGAGTTCGGTGGGAAGCCGCCATTTGTCGTCGGAACTCAAGAATATCGTCAGAACTCGTCCGTCAACGTCGGTCACTGCACGCGCATAGGGGATGTCGGTCCTGAACGGAACGATCAGGTCCCAGCACAGGAACAGGAGCAGTGGTGAAAGGACCAGGAGCGTCCGGCGGCCCCATCGGGAATTGATGACGGATCGTAAAGCATTCACGACACGAAAATCCTGTATTTTTGATCCAATACCACTATTCGATACGGAATCATGGGAGCGAAATTCGTTTCCAATAAGGATGAGACGGTGAGGCTGTTCAAGAACCCCGTTCTTGAATACTTCTCCCACATCCATTGGTGGCTGCCAGCGGTTGTCTATGTACCGGTGCTCACCGCTGCCGCCGTTCTCAGCATCATGGCAACGTCCATTCTGGCGACCATAGGTGTCTTTCTCGGCGGTATCCTGTTATGGACCCTGACGGAATACGTCATCCACCGGTTCGCCTTCCACATCCATCCGACGTCCGACCTCGGCAAGAAGCTGCACTTCCTCGTCCACGGCGTGCACCACGACTATCCGCGCGACTCCACGCGCCTCGTGATGCCGTTGCTTGTCAGCGTGCCGTTGGCGATATTGTTCTTCGTCCTGTTCAGGACGGTGGCAGCTCCCTATCATATGGGGCTGTTCAGCGGGTTCCTGTTCGGCTACGTGGCGTACGACACGATCCACTACGCCACGCATCACTGGAACATGAACAACAAGGCGGGACGATTCCTCAAGGAATATCACATGAAGCACCACTATGTCGATGAACAGACGGCATACGGTGTGAGCAATCCGTTGTGGGACTACGTGTTCAACACGGTACCGGAATGGGCGCGTCAGCGTGCGCGTCGGCAGAAGAAGATCACTACGTAAACGAAGGACGACTATCCATGGCCCTCAATAACGACGCCATCCTGACCGTAGCCCGCAACGTGGCGGCCGGTGTACAATCCGTGGAGCATCACGGTGACTTCACCCTCATCGTACGGAACGAGGAACTGATCGACGTGCTGTCGGAACTCAAGGAAAATCCGGCCATGCGCTTCGATCAGCTCATCGACGTCACGGCCATCGACTGGGCGCGTCCGACGGATCGTTTCGAAGTCGTCTACTTCCTCTATTCGATTCCCAACAAGACGCATTTGCGCGTGAAAACCGCCGTTCAGGAACGTCATCCCCATGTTCCGTCGACGGTCGAACTCTGGGAAAGCGCCAACTGGTACGAGCGCGAAGCCTACGACATGTACGGTATCATCTTCGACGGACATCCCGACCTGCGCCGCTTCTACATGCCCGAGGACTTCATGGACGAGCAGGGTGAACCTCTCTATCCGCTGCGCAAGGATTTCCCGCTGATGGGCCTTCCCGGCTCGCTGCCGCTGCCGGAAAAGCCCGAAGCCAGGAACAATTAATCGGCCTGGAGCCAGGTGATGGCGTCGGCCAGCGTCGGATGGAATTCGAACAGGTATTCGATCTGCGAGATACGGAACAGGTTGCGTACCTGATCCTGCATGCCGACGAGGATGACGAAGCCTTCCGCTTCCGACATCTGGCGATGTGCCAGCAGGAGCGAACTCAGGCCCTGTGAATCGCAGAAATGTACCATCGACATGTCGATGACGAGGGCCTTGACGTTCGGCTGACACAGGATCAGCAGCTCGCTCTTCACTTCGGGGGCGTTGGTGGAATCGAGTGACGGTTCCTTGATGGTGAAGATGACGAGTTCATCGTCCTGTTCTACGGAAAACTTCATGGTGAGCGTACTGCGGGGGATGGAACAATCGACGCGGCAAATATCCCAAAAAAACGGCGTATGCAATCCATTCTCGTGATCAGGCTGTCGTCGATGGGTGACGTGATCCTCGCCACACCACTGATACGACAGCTCCGGCATACCTATCCCGATGCTATCATCGACGTCGCCGTGGCGAGTCGCTTCGCCGGTGTCCACGCCGACAATCCCCGCATCCGGAAGGTGTGGAAGATCGAGCCCCGTACCAGCCCCGACCCCGAACTGGACGACGTGAAACTCGCCATGCGCGAATCCGTGCCAGGCGGTCACTACGACCTCGTCGTCGACCTGCAGAACAACTTCCGTTCCGCCGCTCTGCGCAAGGGACTCGGCCGGGACGCCGTGCGGGCACCGAAGCATCGTCTCGAGAAACTCGCCCTCGTCTATCTCAAACGGCGTCCGCAGCCCATCATCCCCGTCGTGGCGCGGTACCGCAAGTCCGTGGCCCATCTGCCGCTGGCATTCGACAGCGACGGTCCGGAAGTATGGCTGCCCGAAGAGAGGACGCTCGGCTACTATCCGCCCGATGCCCATACCGCTGTCGTTCGCGGTCGTATCGCCGTCGCTCCTGGTGCCCATCATGCCACGAAACGCTGGCCGGCCGTACGTTTCGCCGAATTGTGTCGCCGTCTTGTGGAGGAGCAGGGCCTGGTGCCCGTCCTGGTGGGAGGGCCGGACGACCGGGAACTGTGCGACGGAATCGCCGCATCGAGTGGCGTTCCGGTGGAGCGCGCCGATGGAATCGGCGGCATCCAGGACACTGCGCGCGTTCTCGATACCTGCGACGCCATCGTCACGAACGACACGGGTGTGATGCATCTGGCATCGGCACGGCGTTTGCCTGTCGTAGCCATATTCGGGTCGACCGTTCCCGAGCTCGGCTTCGCACCGTATGGCGTTCGTCACGTCATCGTGCAGCATGATCTCGGTTGCAGGCCCTGCAGTCATATCGGGCGGGCGGCATGTCCCAAAGGTCACTTCCTGTGCATGAACGGCATCACCGTGCAGGAAGTCCTGGAGGCACTGCAGAAGCCGTAGATTTGCCCATCATCATCCACGATCCGCTCGTATGCAATCAATCGGTGTAGTCCTGATCGGCGCAGGGAACATTGCGCAGAACATCCATCTTCCGATCCTCGCCGCCATGCCCGGCGTCAAGCTGCTGGGCATCGCCGATCGCCAGATCTCGAAGGCGCGGATCCTCGCGGAACGGTACAAGGTGCCCCATGCCGTGCGGACCGTCGAGGACGCACTGGCTATACCCGGTGTCCAGGCCGTGGTGGTGACGACGAGTACGGACGGGCACCACGACGTGGCCCTGCAGGCCATCCAGGCCGGTAAGGACGTCTTCGTGGAACGCCCCGTCGGCCGTACGCTGCAGGAGGCGATGGACATCAAGGTCGCGGCACAGGAGCACAACGTCCAGGTCATGGTGGGAATGAATCACCGCTTCCGCCCGGACGTCGTCAACATGAAGAATGCCGTGGACCGTGGCGACATCGGTCCCGTCTTCTACGTCAAGGCCGGCTGGGTGAAGCAGCGGAGCACGGATGCCCGATGGCTCGCGCAGGCCGACAAGAGCGGCGGCGGAGTGCTGATCGATCTCGGCATCACCGTCATCGACATGATTCTCCACGTCTTCAACTTCGGCCGCGTACGCAGCGTCGTGGGCAGCACCTTCCACCACGAGACGAAGAGCGTCGAGGACGTCGTCGTGGCCATGCTGCATTTCGAGAACGGCAGCGTCGCCACGGTCGAAACGAGCTGGTCCCTCATGCGTGCCGAAGACCTCTACTACTGCAACGTCTTCGGAAAGAAGGGCAGCGCCTTCATCAATCCGTTCAAGCTCGTCAAGCGTCAGGGCAACACCTTCAATACGACCACTCCGGCTCCGCCGAAGTCGCAACAGCAGCAGCTCGTCTACCGCAAGAGCTATGAAGCCGAGCTCAAGCACTTCGTGAACGCCGTGAAGGGTCTGGTGCCGATGATCTCCACCGTCGGCGAGGCTGTCGAGCGTATGAAGATCGTCGAAGCCCTCTATGCCAGCGCGGAACTTCAGCGCGAAATCGTCATTCCATAGCGCCTGGTGCGCATCCTTCGGGAAAACCGGTGCATATCCGCGCAGGGCGGTGGATAACCCGCACCGGACAGGTGAACAACCGGAGACGACGCAGTGCATAACGATGCGGATCCGCTGTAGAATGGGTCAGCAACGGTGTGCTGCCGGCGCCGTTTCCTTTTGATAAACTTGCAGTCTTGCATTCCGCCCGACGAACACACTCACAGCATATCATCGGCAGTCCTCCATGGCATCGAACGATCGCACGAAACGACCCTCCACGGCAGCACAGGTATTGGCACTCGACGAACTGACGGGACACATACCACCGCATTCGACGGATGCGGAAGTGGCCGTGCTCGGTGCCATGCTGGTGGACAAGGACGCGGTGAGCAAGGTCGTGGAAGTGCTCGATCCCGACTGCTTCTATCACGACAAGCATCAGACGATCTTCACGGCCATGATCGCCATGTTCGAGCGCGGGGTGCAAATCGACCTCGTGACCCTGAACAACGAGCTGAGCCGTAACGGAACGCTGGAGCGGGTGGGCGGCATGTATACGCTCACCGACATCTCCGCGCGGACGGTCACGGCCGCGAACGTCGAACATCATGCGCGCATCGTTCTCGAACGCTACCTGAAGCGCCAGTTGATCAAGGTCGCCGGTGAGATCATCACCGACTGCTACGACGAAACGTCCGACGCACTGGATGAAGTGGACCGTGCCGAGCAGCGCATCTTCGACGTGGCCGAGAAACGTCTGAAGCGCTCCTATTCGGGCATGAAGAAGCTCACCAAGGAAGCCATCGAGCGCATCTTCGCCCTGGCCTCCGGTGACGGTAACGGCGTGACGGGCGTACCTACGGGCTTCACCGCGCTGGACGAGAAGTTGAGCGGACTGCAGCCGTCGGATCTCATCATTGTCGCGGCGCGGCCATCGATGGGAAAGACGGCCTTCGCGCTGAGCATCGCCCGCGAAGCTGCCCGCGAAGGTCATGCCGTGGGCTTCTTCTCGCTCGAAATGTCCGCACAACAGCTCGTCTTGCGTCTGATCTCGGCCGATGCCGAGGTCAATCTGCAGGCCCTGCGCTCCGGCCGTCTGTCGCAGAAGGAAATGCACGACATCGTGGCGCGCATCGACAAGCTGATGAACGCCCCGATCTACATCGACGATTCGGCCGCCCTGTCGCCCGTGGAGTTCAGGGCGAAGTGCCGGCGGATGAAAATGGAGCACAAGATCGAGCTCATCATCGTCGACTACCTCCAGCTCATGCATGCCCCGAAGGCGGAGAGCCGTGAACGCGAAATCTCCGTCATTTCCCATACGCTCAAGCAGGTGGCCAAGGAATTGAACATTCCTATCGTGGCCCTTTCGCAGTTGAACCGTACGCTCGAGCAACGTGCCGACAAACGTCCGATGCTCTCCGACCTTCGTGAATCAGGATCGATCGAGCAGGATGCCGACGTCGTGATGTTCGTGCACCGCCCGGAATACTACAAGATCGAGACGTTCGAGGACGGACGTTCGACGGAGAACATCGCCGAAATCATCGTCGGCAAGCAGCGGAACGGTCCCGTAGGCGACGTACGCCTCCATTACAACAAGGAGCTGGCCCGGTTCCACAATCTCAGTTATCACGACGCTCAGTTCGATTCGGGGAACGACCACGGCTTCATCGGTGGGGGACCCGACGTTCCGTTCTGATCCTTCAGGGCGTCGACGGCGGGGCGGCCAGCGATCGTTTGATGGGACAGGTACTCGTGCCGTGAAGTTCGCACGAGCCGTCGCAGGGCGTCACGTAGACGCGCGGAATAGCCGTAGGGAAGCGCGCATGCAGGGCATCCAGGATCTGCTTCTCCAGCTCGTAGAGCTGCTGCAGGGTATAGTCGTACGGCATCACCAGGTCGATCTCGATGAAAATGTCCTTGCCCGACTGCCGCGTGTGCACGCTCCTGAATTCGCACATACGTGTGAAATTTTCGGCGATGATGGCAAGGATCTCGTACTGCATCTCGTCCGGTAGCGTACGATCCAGCAACTGACGGAACGCTTCGCGTCCGTGCTGCAGCGGCACCTTGAGCGTGACGAGGATGAGGGCGATGGAGACGACGCTGTCGAGCACCGCTGCCACACCGAACCATTTGATGCCGTGCAGGGCTGCGCTGGCACCCAGGCCGACGACGACGCCGATCTCGACGAACGAGTCCACACGCCACAGCTCGGCATCGTAGTGCAGCATGGGCATGTGATAGCGCTGGGCATAGCGTTCGAGCAGACGGGCCGTCCATCGCATCACGATGAAGGAGATGACGCTCCACACCACGAGGATGATGTTGTTGCGCATTTCCGGTGGCCGCTGGAACAGCGAGAACGCCTCGCCGAGCGTGAATACCGTCAGGACGAGGAGAAGATTGGCGCTGACCAGGATGGCCAGGCTCTCGTATTTGCCGTAGCCGTAGTTGAAGGTGAGGTCGGGCCTGCGCATGCTGCGCTGCACGGCAGCGAGGAAGAGCAGGGAGTTACCGATGTCGATCAGCGTCAGATATCCGTTCGTCTGCATGATCAGCGAATGCTGGACCAGGCCGAGCACGATGCTGCCGAGGGCCAGGATCATGCATGCCATGAGCGAGACGACGGAAGCGTATTCCGCGGACTGCCTGCGGAAGAGGCTCCGGAGGCGACGACGTGCCGTGGAGAGCCAGGCGAACATCAGGCACCGATTCCGAGTGCCTTGCGGAAGTAGGCCAGCGTATGGCGCAGCCCTTCGGCCCTGTCCACCTTCGGCGTCCAGCCGAGTTGCGTGGTCGCCGTCGTGATGTCGGGTTGGCGCACCTTGGGATCGTCCTGGGGCAGGTCCTTGTACGAAATGGTGCTCGACGAGCCGGTGAGGGCGATGATCTCTTCCGCGAGCTTCTTCATCGTGATCTCGTCGGGGTTGCCGACGTTCACGGGATCGTTGATCGAGCTGTGGAGGAGGCGATAGATGCCGTCCACGAGATCGTCGACGTAGCATACGGACCGTGTCTGCGAGCCGTCCCCGAACACCGTGAGGGGCTCGCCGCGCAGGGCCTGGCTCATGAAGGCAGGAATGGCGCGGCCGTCTTCGACGCGCATTCGCGGACCGTACGTGTTGAAGATGCGGATGATGCGTGTATCGACGTTGTGATAGCGGTGATAGGCCATCGTCATGGCTTCGGCGAAGCGCTTGGCCTCGTCATAGACGCCGCGGATGCCCACCGGATTCACGTTGCCCCAGTACGATTCGGGCTGGGGATGGATCATCGGATCGCCGTAGACCTCGCTGGTACTCGCGAGCAGGAAGCGGGCTCCCTTGGCCTTGGCCAGACCGAGTGCCTTATGCGAGCCGAGCGAGCCGACCTTCAGGGTCTGGATCGGGAACTTGAGATAGTCGATGGGGGATGCCGGCGATGCGAAGTGCAGGATGGCGTCGAGCTGGCCATCGACGTACATGTAGTTCGTCACGTCGTACTGCACGAGTTCGAATCGCTCCAGGCCGATGAGGTGGCCGACGTTGTCCGGCGAACCCGTGATGAAGTTGTCCATGCAGACGACGTGATAGCCTTCCGCAATGAAGCGATCGCAGAGATGCGATCCGAGAAAACCGGCGCCGCCGGTGATGAGAACACGTTTCATGGGGCGCAATATACGGCGCAGCCTTGCGGATAATCGGTATCATCCGCGAGAAAGACCGCGCCGTTCGCGTTGGATTACTTTCTGGTGATGACGAACTCGACGCGACGGTTCAACTGGCGTCCTTCGTCCGTCTTGTCCATCGACTGCGGCTTCGTCTCTCCGTAGCCCTTCGCCGAGATGCGAGAGGCGTCGATGCCATGTTCCGTGATGTAGGTCATGACGGCCTTGGCCCGGTTGTCCGAGAGGGTGAGGTTGTCCTTGTCCTTGCCGACGTCGTCCGTATGCCCGCCGAGTTCGATGGCGATGGTGGCATTGGACTTCAGGAAGGCTACGAGGCGATCGAGGTCCGGACGCGATTCCGGGCGCAGGTCGCTCTTGCCGACGTCGAAGAAGAGGTTGTTGATGCGGATACCGCGGCCGATGACGACAGGTTCGAGCGTGAGGTCCTGCTTGATTTCCTTGTACGTCGTGAGGTCCTTCGTCGAAAGGCTGCGGCTCACGGCATAGTAGTCCTGGGCATCCGCACGGAAGCCGTATTCCTCGCCGCCCGTGAGCACGATCTTGTAGGCGCCCGTGGCGGGATCGGACATGGCGGTGCCGAGTTCCGCACCGTCGCTGAGCCGTTCGTACCGGATGCGTGCGGCCATCGGTTTCTGCGTCGATGCGTCCGTGACGATGCCGCTGACGATGACGACGGGCCGCGGACGCAGGCTCGGCGGAAGGTCGACCTGCCAGATGTCGAGCGAACCGGACGGACCGTTGGCGATGAGATAGGCGTAGGCGCCATCGGCCGGTACGTTGAAGTAGGCGTCCCATCCCCTGGTATTGATGATGGGGCCGAGGTTCTCCGGTTCCGACCAGTTCCTCCACGTATCGTCGAGACGGCGGGACATGAAGATGTCCGAACTGCCGAAGCCGCTGTGGCCGGCCGACGTGAAGTAGAGCGTGATGCCGTCGGCGGCGAGGAAGGGTGCCGCTTCGTCGAGGTAGGAGTTGATGGTGTTGCCGGTATGCTGCGGACGCGACCACCTGCCGTCCTCGTGCTTGAAGCTCACGAAGATGTCGCGCTCGCCAAGGCAACTGTCGCGCTCCACCGTCATGAGCAGCGTGCCGCCGTCGGCGGAGAGGCAGGCCTCGATGTACTTGTTGTGGTTCACGTAGTCGTCGATCTCGACGGTCCTGGGCATCGACCAGCCGTCGATCGTACGCTCGCTGATGGAGAAGCCCGAACCCTTCGGCGATCCGTCGCCGTTATACGTGTTGCCGAGCAGGAGCGTGTTGTTGTCGGGCGTGGAGGATACGACGAAGTTGTGTCCATCGTTGTTGATCGGCCGACCGATGTTGCGGGCAGTGCTCCACGTTCCATCAGCCATCTTCTGCGAGAGATAGACTTCGCTGTTTACCTTGTCGATCGGGCTCTGATCGTACTTCTCCCGCGTGACGTAGAGGATCGTCCCGTCGGGAGAGATGAGGGGGCTCTTCTCCGTCGAGGACGAGTTAACGGCGTCGGAGAGCCGCGTACGCTTGAGGGATGCAGGCAGGTTCTTCGCGAGGTTGATGGGCTTGCGGTTCGTGCGGAGGACGAAGTAGTCCATGGCCACCGTCATGCGCTCGTTGACGTGGAACCCCATCATCGTGCCCGTCGTGCGCGGGGCCGGACATCTGTAGACTTCCTCGTTGTTGAGGAAGAAGGTGAACTCCGAACCGCGTTTGCGCACGCGCAGGATGTTCGTCTGCTTCATCGGCTTGACGTATCCCGACTCCTTCCATGCCAGCACGTCCTTGTACTCGTTGTTGACCCACTTGTTGATGCGGATGTAGCCGTTCGACGAAACGACGAAGTTCCAGCTGTTGTCGAGGTTGGGGCCGTGGAAGGTGAGGCCGTAGCCGTGGTTCTCCACGCCGGCGATCTGCGTGAGCGAGGTCTCGATCTCGTAGTCCTTGTCCTGCTCGATGAACTCGCCGATCGTCACGTGCCAGTTGCCTGTCTCCGAGCGTTTGTCGAGGACGAAGTACCCGTCGATGATCTTCTGCGTGATGTCCTGGGTCTGATAGTCGCCCCATTCCGTACTCGTCGAGTCGAAGTCTTCGCGATAGGCGATGGGCAGGTCCTGTCCCTGTACTGCGGCGAAGGCGAGAAACAGCATCAGTGCGGCGATGGAGAACGGTTTCATGGATGATCTGAAGGTTGAAGAGATGTCAGAATTTGACCTTGAAGGATCCGCCGGTGACGGACTTCGTGGAACCGGCCATGTTACGTGCAGTGAAGGAGAACGTTCCTTCGGCCTCGGTGCTGCTGAGTTTCGTGAGCGTGACGGTACCGTTGCCGACGCCGATCATCGTCGTATACATGTCATTCTGCGTCGTACCCATCGTAACCTGGCACATGTGCGGATTGGTGGCCGTACCGCCGATCGGATAATCGCCCGTACCGCTCGGATTGAGCAGGCGGATCTGGATCTGGCGTACGTTGTTGTCCTGTCCTGCGATGGCCAGGACTCCACTGCTGTATACTCCGCTCACCGTCAGCGATCCGCTCCAGTCCGAGCCGTCGATCTTCGCCGCCATCGTGTTTCCCGAGGACGGAGAAGGGGTGTTCGACGAATCGTCCTTGCTGCATGCAGTGGTGAAGACCGTGATGACCAGTGCGAAAATAAGAATGTGGAAGTGGTTCATGGCAGCGCTCCGTTTGTCATTGATATACCGTTAGGCTGCGAACCTACGGTTCCATGACGGCGGCTGCCGTACTACCTTTCTACTACTGCACGCTCGAGGAAGGTGACGATGTTGACCTTCGGATCGAGGCCGAGCTTACGGCGGATGTTGTAGCGATGTTTCTCGATGGCGCGCTCCGTGACGTGGAGCAGGCTGGACATGTCCTTCGTTGCCAGGCCAAGCTTGAGCATCGAACAGATGCGCAGTTCCATGGGCGTGAGGTCCGGACATCGCAGTGCGAGGCGTTCGGTGAACCTGTTGTTCAGGGTGTTGAACTTGTCCTGGAACATGGTCCACGATGCCGATTTCGTTTCGTCACGCGACGTCTTCCTGCCCTGCTGCAGTTCGGCGATCTGCAGCGTCATGGACGTGAGTTCCTGGAGCTTCCGGTCCACTTCCGCACGCAGTCGTTCGTTCTGGAGGCGCAGGATCTCCCTGTCGCGCTCCGCGACGGCGAGCCGCAGTTCGGCGGCATGGAGTTCCATTCGCCGCGATGCATCCTCGCGGTGCTGCCGCTCGAAGGCCTCGTACCGTTCCCGCTGCAGTGCCAGAGCCTTGCGGTACTGCTTCAGTGCTTCGTAGACGCGCGTGCCGAGGTCGAGCAGCATGACCGTGTAGGAGCGGCTGTCCGACGTTGCCGCACGGGCATACGCTTCGTCGAAGAGTGCTCGTGCCTGGGTAGCATCGCCGGAGGTGAGCAGTGCCTCGATGTGCGCCGTACAGGAATGGAGCAGCAGGCGCGTGTCGTCGAGTACCCTGGCTTCGGCCAGCCCGAGTGCGCTTTCCTCGACGGCCTGTGCGATGCGGCCGAGTCTGAGCAGCGACGTCCCACGGCCGCAGCGGGCGACGATGGCTTCGCGGATGTGGCCCGACTGCTGGCAGATGCGCAGTGCTTCTTCGTACATGACGAGGGCATCGGCGGGACGCTCTGCGAAGAGCAGCCGGCCGGCCAGGTTGTTGAGCAGCGTTCCCTCGCCATACCTGTTTCCGAGCGAGCGATGGATGGCCAGGGCCTGTTCGATCATCGTCGTCGACTCTTCGGCATACCCCGCATTGTAGAGAGCGGTCGCGGCGTTGGCGATGGCATTGCCTTCCATGAACCTGTCGCCGAGATCCCGTGCCCTGGCCGCTGCCTTGCGGTGCAGCTCCACGGCACGCTCGTATTCCGCACGCTGCTCGTAAAGGGCACCGAGGCTGGTGTAGCATCCGGCCTCGATGGTGCTGAGGCCGCTGTTCCTCGCGATGTTCAGTGCTTCGTTGTAGGCTTCCAGCGACTGCATGAGATCGTCGCGACGTCCGTACAGCATCCCAAGGTTGTAGGTCGTCATCGCGACGCCTTCGTCATGGCCCGTGCGGTCGAACGTATTGCGGGCTTCGGTCAGGTACGCTTCGGCGAGGTCGAGATCGCCGATCAGCATTTCATGACTGCCGCACGAGAGCAGGCATTTGGCCAGTGTGCGGTCGTCACCCAGGGCCCGTGCTTCGCGCAGGGCGGTCTTGCCCGCATGACGTGCTGCGTCGGGTTCACCATTGAAATGATAGTGCTGGGCCAGGATGCGCAGGGCGGCGATACGTTCCGTAACGATCGTCGTACGGTCGGAGGGAGAAAGGGACGCTTCGTCCAGGAGCCTGTCGGCCAACACGAGCGCATCGTTCGCTGTGCGCGCGGCCGTAGCCGGATCCTTGTTGTAGTCGGCCACGGCAGTATCGAGCATGCGCGACAGACGCCTGATGGTGCGTTCCGTCGTCGTCACGATGCGATCATGCGGATGGCGTTGACGTACTGCATGACGATGAGGCAGGCGGCGACAGCGAGGCCGGCGAGGTTGACGAGGGGCATGATGAAGGGAGCCTTGCCCGCTCCTTTAGGACGCAGGATGCTGAAGGCTCCGAGGCGCTTGCCGTCGATATCGGCGGTCATCACCGCATCGGGGCGTACATCGCGTCCGTTCGCCGTCTCGATCACGATCTTCAGGCGTCGTTCCTCGCGGAGATAGTCCACACCCCACAGCGTCATGAGGATGAGGTA includes these proteins:
- a CDS encoding replicative DNA helicase, which codes for MASNDRTKRPSTAAQVLALDELTGHIPPHSTDAEVAVLGAMLVDKDAVSKVVEVLDPDCFYHDKHQTIFTAMIAMFERGVQIDLVTLNNELSRNGTLERVGGMYTLTDISARTVTAANVEHHARIVLERYLKRQLIKVAGEIITDCYDETSDALDEVDRAEQRIFDVAEKRLKRSYSGMKKLTKEAIERIFALASGDGNGVTGVPTGFTALDEKLSGLQPSDLIIVAARPSMGKTAFALSIAREAAREGHAVGFFSLEMSAQQLVLRLISADAEVNLQALRSGRLSQKEMHDIVARIDKLMNAPIYIDDSAALSPVEFRAKCRRMKMEHKIELIIVDYLQLMHAPKAESREREISVISHTLKQVAKELNIPIVALSQLNRTLEQRADKRPMLSDLRESGSIEQDADVVMFVHRPEYYKIETFEDGRSTENIAEIIVGKQRNGPVGDVRLHYNKELARFHNLSYHDAQFDSGNDHGFIGGGPDVPF
- a CDS encoding NAD-dependent dehydratase; amino-acid sequence: MKRVLITGGAGFLGSHLCDRFIAEGYHVVCMDNFITGSPDNVGHLIGLERFELVQYDVTNYMYVDGQLDAILHFASPASPIDYLKFPIQTLKVGSLGSHKALGLAKAKGARFLLASTSEVYGDPMIHPQPESYWGNVNPVGIRGVYDEAKRFAEAMTMAYHRYHNVDTRIIRIFNTYGPRMRVEDGRAIPAFMSQALRGEPLTVFGDGSQTRSVCYVDDLVDGIYRLLHSSINDPVNVGNPDEITMKKLAEEIIALTGSSSTISYKDLPQDDPKVRQPDITTATTQLGWTPKVDRAEGLRHTLAYFRKALGIGA